In Mixophyes fleayi isolate aMixFle1 chromosome 11, aMixFle1.hap1, whole genome shotgun sequence, one DNA window encodes the following:
- the LOC142107176 gene encoding formyl peptide receptor 2-like, protein MSIIWYSVTLILGIIGNSLVIWIAGFKMKTVSAVWFLNLAIADFVTCISLPLRISEWALYWHIPYNHFLCKAGITILFINMLSSVYFMTVISIDRCVSIFCPIWTKIHRTPKLASIIALLTWLLCLITSIPHLVFNHGFDFVTECYPKYVFHLDKFDIERKKRFAMFLTRNICMFAFPFTIILISYGLIFFKIRAIRKSNRSQKPVRIITAVIVCFFICWFPYNTWPLIDLDNCWIADMFITELSVCLAYFNSCINPLLYVFFCHDFKKSFVKSIPAMLENAFNERSDLNCLDNAPTMSPSVNLESSLL, encoded by the coding sequence ATGTCTATCATCTGGTACAGCGTCACTTTAATTTTGGGGATAATAGGGAACAGTTTAGTCATCTGGATTGCCGGCTTCAAGATGAAGACAGTCAGCGCCGTGTGGTTCCTTAACTTGGCTATTGCTGACTTTGTTACATGTATTTCTCTTCCTTTACGTATTTCAGAGTGGGCTTTATATTGGCACATTCCATATAATCACTTTCTGTGTAAGGCTGGTATAACAATTCTCTTTATAAACATGTTAAGCAGCGTCTATTTCATGACTGTCATCAGCATCGACCGATGTGTTTCCATTTTTTGCCCAATTTGGACCAAAATCCACAGGACACCCAAGTTAGCCTCCATCATTGCTTTACTAACTTGGCTGCTGTGTCTTATTACTAGTATCCCTCATCTAGTGTTTAACCATGGGTTTGATTTTGTCACTGAGTGTTATCCTAAATATGTGTTTCATTTAGATAAATTTGATATTGAGAGAAAGAAGAGATTCGCAATGTTCCTCACAAGAAATATCTGCATGTTTGCATTCCCCTTCACCATTATCCTAATATCCTATGGCCTGATTTTCTTTAAGATAAGAGCAATTAGAAAATCAAATAGGTCTCAGAAACCTGTTCGCATTATCACTGCCGTCATAGTATGCTTCTTCATCTGCTGGTTTCCATATAATACTTGGCCATTAATAGATCTCGATAACTGCTGGATAGCTGATATGTTCATAACAGAGCTTTCTGTCTGCTTGGCTTACTTCAACAGTTGCATCAACCCCTTGCTCTATGTTTTCTTTTGCCATGATTTCAAGAAAAGTTTTGTAAAGTCCATTCCAGCCATGTTGGAAAATGCTTTTAATGAGCGTTCCGACCTTAACTGTTTGGACAATGCACCCACCATGTCTCCATCTGTAAATTTGGAGTCTTCTCTCTTGTAA